Proteins encoded together in one Musa acuminata AAA Group cultivar baxijiao chromosome BXJ3-6, Cavendish_Baxijiao_AAA, whole genome shotgun sequence window:
- the LOC103986636 gene encoding ubiquinol oxidase 2, mitochondrial, producing MNRRVAAAAALRQLGPRLFSTAAISRSAAGGTWEPTLGVSPLALSRFLSTAASIGGDGADERAGAIASASTKREEKALASYWGVAPPRLFKKDGTEWRWTCFKPWDTYSSDVSIDLHKHHIPTTWGDKCARWLVKSLRVPTDIFFQRRYGCRAMMLETVAAVPGMVGGMLLHLRSLRHFEHSGGWIRALLEEAENERMHLMTFMEVSQPRWYERALVFAVQGVFFNAYFAAYLLSPKLAHRMVGYLEEEAIHSYTEFLKDLEAGKIENVPAPAIAIDYWRLPADATLKDVVTVVRADEAHHRDVNHFASDIHYQGHALRELPAPVGYH from the exons ATGAATCGTAgggtggcagcagcagcggcgctgAGACAGCTCGGTCCACGCCTCTTCTCCACCGCAGCGATCTCCCGCTCAGCTGCCGGAGGGACCTGGGAGCCAACGTTAGGCGTTTCACCGTTGGCCCTGAGTAGGTTCCTCAGCACTGCGGCGTCGATCGGCGGGGACGGGGCGGACGAACGAGCCGGCGCCATAGCTTCCGCCAGTACGAAGAGGGAGGAGAAGGCGTTGGCGAGCTACTGGGGGGTGGCGCCTCCGAGGCTCTTCAAGAAGGACGGCACGGAGTGGCGATGGACTTGCTTCAAG CCGTGGGATACGTACTCGTCCGACGTCTCGATTGACCTGCACAAGCATCACATCCCGACGACGTGGGGAGATAAGTGTGCTCGTTGGCTCGTCAAGTCGCTCCGCGTCCCGACCGACATCTTCTTTCAG AGGAGGTATGGCTGCCGTGCCATGATGCTGGAGACGGTGGCGGCGGTGCCAGGGATGGTGGGCGGAATGCTGCTCCACCTCCGCTCCCTCCGCCACTTCGAGCACAGTGGTGGATGGATCAGGGCGCTGCTGGAGGAGGCGGAGAACGAGCGGATGCACCTGATGACCTTCATGGAGGTGTCGCAGCCGCGGTGGTACGAGCGGGCGCTGGTGTTCGCAGTGCAGGGCGTCTTCTTCAACGCCTACTTCGCGGCCTACCTTCTCTCCCCCAAGCTCGCCCACCGCATGGTCGGATACCTGGAGGAGGAGGCCATCCACTCCTACACCGAGTTCCTCAAGGACCTGGAGGCCGGCAAGATCGAAAACGTCCCCGCCCCCGCCATAGCCATCGACTACTGGCGCCTGCCCGCCGACGCCACGCTCAAGGACGTGGTCACCGTCGTCCGCGCCGACGAGGCGCACCACCGCGACGTCAACCACTTCGCATCT GACATCCATTACCAGGGGCATGCGCTGAGGGAGCTCCCGGCTCCGGTCGGGTACCACTGA